A segment of the Odontesthes bonariensis isolate fOdoBon6 chromosome 8, fOdoBon6.hap1, whole genome shotgun sequence genome:
CGGAGTTTAATCAGTCTGGATCTGCTGTCATTAGGAAGTACGGCTGCTACATCAGTAAACTACAATGACTTTGATCCACTGATGAATGTCTCTCTGCAACATCTCGTCTTGGGAGCAGGAAATCGCTGGCAAAAGTACGATTCTGGCTCTCTTGCAAAAATGAGGCGTCTCCAAAAGATTTCTCTTCATGCCTCTTTTTGTGACGATTTGCATATGTTTGAGAACCTTCTCGTGGACTTGAATGAGACAAAAGCAAAATCATTGAAATTCATCACTGTATTTCCGGACAACTGCCTTGTGAGGGGCAACCCTTTTAATGACCTGAGAACAATGCCACACATCCAGAATCTCACCATAGAAAACACTAGGATAAAGAGCTCATTTctggaggtttttttcaagaacGTGTGGCTCTCCTCCCTATATGACCTCTCGTTTGTTAATATGACTTATTATGAAGATAAACCAGATGGGTTTCAATTTCCCACCATTAATCATACAATCAATCTTTGCTCGGTTACCTTCAATGGTGTGAATCACTATCAATACAAATATCCCATTATCAACATGAGCTTTGAGGCCATCTCAAAACTGACCTATGTAAAATTTTCTGGAACAGGAATGAACATTTTACCCTGCAGAGCCATATCTGCTCTACCTTCACTGGAGACGCTAGATCTGTCGGACAACCTCTTATCAGAGTCGGGCTTCTGGTGGCTTTCCTGTTCGCACACCTCTAACTTTCCTAAACTGCGGCAGCTGTCTTTAAGCAAGAACCGCTTCAGCAGTCTTTCTTTCATCTCGAAGAAGATGCAAGAGATGAAGACATTAGAATCTCTAGACCTCAGCTTCAACTCCATACACTTGGATGGGGATTGCTATTGGCCTGTTCAGCTGATTGAGCTCAGCCTCGGAAACAACAACCTGGGCAATGACGTCTTTAAATATCTGTCGTCAAACTTTGAGAGGATTGACCTgtcaaaaacaggaataacatCCATTATGCAAGAGAATCTGTCTAGGTTTCCAAAGCTGACGCATCTCAAACTCAGTTCTAACAGCATCCAGGTCATCCCTTCAGATCTCACCATCCCCATGCTGATCAGCCTCTACGTGGACCAGAATGCTATCACGTCTATATCCAGGGAGGTTTTGGCAGGACTGCCTAGACTTAAGACCCTCAAAGCTGGAAGCAATCCTTTTTTCTGTTCATGTGACTCTTATTGGTTTGTTTCTGCTTTCAACAAGTCTTTGCTTCTGAACTGGCCGTTAGATTATACATGCAGTGCCCCACCATCATTCGCGGGCCTTTCActgtcagaatacaaacccagTAAGTTGTCTTGTGAGACTTGGCTTCAAGCTGCAATAGCTTTGCCTTTACTTATAGCCATATCTGCAACAACTGGTCTGGTTTTCTATAAGTGTGATGGAGTGTGGTACACTAAGATGTTATGGGTCTGGATCAGGATGAAGAAGAGAGGCAAGAAACATTCCAACATGTTGAAAAATGTATCATTTTGTtatcatgctttcatctcctacAGTCATCAGGACTCTGACTGGGTGGACAGCCAGCTGGTGCCCTCTCTGGAAGGTACTGGCTTTTCACTTTGCGTCCATGAGCGAGACTTTGTCCCAGGTGAATGGATAATAGACAACATCATCAACTCTGTGGAGTCCAGCTACAAGACACTGTTTGTGCTCTCCAAGCATTTCGTTCAGAGCGACTGGTGCAACTACGAGCTCTTCTTCGCCCAACACAGATCCATCAGCATCCAGCAGGAGTCTCTCGTCTTCATCTTATTAGAGCCAATTCCAACAGATTGTCTTCCCAAGAGATTCCTGAGACTGAGAACCTTACTGAGGCAGCAGACATACCTCGAGTGGCCGAGTGATGAACGGAAGCAGCAGGTTTTCTGGTCAAGTCTTAAATCCATGCTGCATATGGCAGACAAATCCGTTGTTCTCAAGGATGTGGCAGAAGCCATTTCAGAAACTATGCCTCTGATTACAGACCAAGTGTAAAAATTCCAAAGATAGATTTGTTTTTCCCAGGTTGATATCAAGAGAATACACAAATGCCAATATGTACATTAAAACAGGTCTCTCGTTGCCTTAAGTGTTGATCCTGCTCATAGTGACTACAAAGACcatgaagagaaaaaacaaatgtgatGTTTGACAGATttagcatcaaactgaaatatCAATTGAAACCTTAAGAATCTATAACAACCAAATATTTGAGTGACCAACTGTCTTTACAAAGCAAGAAATGAATTGTTCTAGTATGGTCTCGTGTTTGGTCAGATCTCCACCTACTGTTTGTAATGAGGCCTTGCAACACTATTATTGATTTGATGATTACATTTTTACTAAGAAATTTAAAAATGCTTGGTCAGAGCAGAGTGGACATAGTTACAATTTCTCTAATGTGTTCATCTCAAGCTGAATTCTCTATCTGACACTTACTGCATGTCATTCCTCTGCTGTTTTTCCATATATTTCTTTGTCTCCAAATCCTAGCTTGTAAATGTCCAAATACTCAAGAAAATAACTTATTATGCGTCTTTATTGGTTTAAAGGAGGCCTCTTCCACTTTGAGCAGTATGCCATCTCTATATTTGAATTGATTATGTTAAAAAGAAATGTGTAAGACATCATGTTTGCATCTGACTTTGGAATATGAAAACCATCTTAAACAGTGCAGTGTTTTGAGGTGAACTGAATTTActacattttattatttatgaGTTATCAATTGAAGTGTATTCAAGAGAAaccaaaagaataaaaagttTTTGTATAATTCATTAAATAAGAattgttctttttctgacaCGTGACACCCCATGTGTAAACTGCCCACAATAATCATCATTTCCTTACACGCAATAATTAAGAATTTACACGACACGCCCATCATTCATTGTAGCATTTACATGTGTCTGTGTCGTTCTCACCACACACAGGGTGAAGGATTTTGGATATGCAATCAACAATGATGGGCACAGAAAAAAGTTGCACTGGACAAACATAATTGTTCTAACTTAAGACATTCCAGCTGAACATCAAGATCGCTTGTTATGGAAACTTGATAGCGATACTTCATACCATTTTTAAAAACGTGGAGGGAAAAatgatcattcattcattaataaATAGCCCTCCACCCTATCTTTTTCCACACCGCTTCTCCGAACTAAAATTAGGAGCCCCACGTTAAATCTTTCACTCAATGCTTTCGTATTGGTCATCTTCACTGCTTTACTGAAATTAATAATTTGATCAtcgttctgttttcttttttttttttcaggaaaaatGTAAAACAGTCAACAAGTAGTTTACCAGAAAAAACAATGTGTTTAACTTGTTTAACACGGAGAGCAAATGAATAAGTCAGCTCCTTAATATTTCTCCTTTCCTTTAAAAGATGAACAAACAACAGCAGATTGGTATTTCTGAAGGCTAAACTGTCTGTTCATCACCAAAACATT
Coding sequences within it:
- the LOC142385827 gene encoding toll-like receptor 1; the protein is MSTQRITVPWLMGTIVILSLLIPDCMALKEDEKGFTLCVTMRQRLKDLSNQNLTDVPSHLSNDTQYLDISHNFIHRLHGAQFFGLSQLCFLKATHCGLQEISPAVFSNTPALKVLNISHNKLSFIPEISLKQLKIFDLNNNLYTSYRIPASFRSLISLDLLSLGSTAATSVNYNDFDPLMNVSLQHLVLGAGNRWQKYDSGSLAKMRRLQKISLHASFCDDLHMFENLLVDLNETKAKSLKFITVFPDNCLVRGNPFNDLRTMPHIQNLTIENTRIKSSFLEVFFKNVWLSSLYDLSFVNMTYYEDKPDGFQFPTINHTINLCSVTFNGVNHYQYKYPIINMSFEAISKLTYVKFSGTGMNILPCRAISALPSLETLDLSDNLLSESGFWWLSCSHTSNFPKLRQLSLSKNRFSSLSFISKKMQEMKTLESLDLSFNSIHLDGDCYWPVQLIELSLGNNNLGNDVFKYLSSNFERIDLSKTGITSIMQENLSRFPKLTHLKLSSNSIQVIPSDLTIPMLISLYVDQNAITSISREVLAGLPRLKTLKAGSNPFFCSCDSYWFVSAFNKSLLLNWPLDYTCSAPPSFAGLSLSEYKPSKLSCETWLQAAIALPLLIAISATTGLVFYKCDGVWYTKMLWVWIRMKKRGKKHSNMLKNVSFCYHAFISYSHQDSDWVDSQLVPSLEGTGFSLCVHERDFVPGEWIIDNIINSVESSYKTLFVLSKHFVQSDWCNYELFFAQHRSISIQQESLVFILLEPIPTDCLPKRFLRLRTLLRQQTYLEWPSDERKQQVFWSSLKSMLHMADKSVVLKDVAEAISETMPLITDQV